CCGCGCCGGCCCGCCGGCAGGCGCGGCGGCAGCCGGACAGATCACAGCCCGGACGGTGCCGGCTCGGCCGTCCGGGCCGCCGTACGGCCACCCGGTCGCGCCGCCGATCAGTCGCGCGGCGGTTCCCCGCCGATCAGTTCCCCGCCGATCAGTCGCGCGGCGGTTCCCCGCCGGAACGGCCGAGCTCGGCCAGGACGAGACCGCCCCGGGCCTTCGGGGTGAACCAGGTGCTCTTGCGGGGCATCTTCTGCCGGGCCAGGTTGACCGCGACGAAGTCCCGCACCGTCACCGGAGCGATCAGGATCGCCAGCTCCGCCCGGCCCGCGTCGACCTCGCCGACCAGCCAGTCCGCCGGGTAGTCCCCGCCGACGTAGGTGATCCGCTTGTCGCCGGGGTCGAGACCGAGCGCCTCCCGGAGCAGGACCCGCTCGACGAGGGCGTGGTCCAGGTTGTCCACCCCGTCCCCGGCACCCGCAGGCAGCGTGACCGCGTAGGTGGTGCCGGCGGCGTACAGGACGATGGTTCCGCCGGAGTCGGGCACCGCCGCCCGGCCGGTCACCGGCTCGACCCGCGCGCCCGCGCCGCGCAGTCGGGCGATCAGGTCGTCCGGGGTGGTGGTCAGCTCGCTGACCAGCCGGTTGTACGGCTGGATCGCCACCGACGCGGGCGTGGTGACCACCGCGAGGAAGCGGGTCAGCCGGCCGGTCTGGGCGGCCAGGCTCCGGTGGTTGCCGTCCGCGACGACCAGCTCCCCGGCCCCGGCCAACGCCAGCAACTCGTCCTGGCGCCGGCCCGGCCCGACCAGCCAGATCGCGTGGGTCCGGCCCGCCTGGTCGGTGTCGGTCGCGGCGGGTGCCCCGGCGGTGTCGGTCGCCTCGGCGAGG
The nucleotide sequence above comes from Plantactinospora soyae. Encoded proteins:
- a CDS encoding DUF1015 family protein, with the translated sequence MTVVHPISRAWITTGGTGAQNYDEFADDAEITEIIRSNPHSALAIEMPHRAPESLGRSFAESLPDAVARLAQARDDGSYTPAEQVVVLYRITAADEEPGYGLFAMVDTDQISTSADEPGLVIRNEDVFIAKVRERVALAEATGHLLSPVLLLQTGNRAAGAGDPNPAEALHLALAEATDTAGAPAATDTDQAGRTHAIWLVGPGRRQDELLALAGAGELVVADGNHRSLAAQTGRLTRFLAVVTTPASVAIQPYNRLVSELTTTPDDLIARLRGAGARVEPVTGRAAVPDSGGTIVLYAAGTTYAVTLPAGAGDGVDNLDHALVERVLLREALGLDPGDKRITYVGGDYPADWLVGEVDAGRAELAILIAPVTVRDFVAVNLARQKMPRKSTWFTPKARGGLVLAELGRSGGEPPRD